Proteins from a single region of Candidatus Paceibacterota bacterium:
- a CDS encoding peptidoglycan-binding protein: MRKFFSAAMFVAVAFTGFSAVAHADVPASNECVNVGSTVVDTTYHIANDPDSGLAGNWALDNFDRHIQIWPEADYFCAKATDIGTFTTTGISPTGVTLSQPITGTMEGAVVVKTMVAPNDSVAPIANPDCSIANECDGLTGKWITYYFNSSVPNSGYSWGWTYAAPTGETWVNADSGNSGDIHPVYNSTAHTGHANLQAAFDAATAGDTVELAGNITTSAQANITKALTLDGNGFTLSPAFTKTDNSNNSAIGILNTSDVTIGSLVIDGTAGINLNGIHAYVSTDVNLNSVTVSNNDHAAVIVNGSTVNVNNITTANNGWGGINVDLGSGVTSPAVLTVTGTSAHTEAGPAIWIDDVTKDVTVNASQYTSSMSGNTRLYVLPAPVTSGASVAITSSSVTPVSVTVPQGVTDAKLDLSTLVTAFAATTPVAITVNADSVDVEIPSGTVITGDSSWDGKIKLPEVATVSVAPSVGAGQTASVAVAIKVGSDTATLTFDKAVRLVLTGQAGKRAGFIPAGGSTFTEITETCVADDQTTANALAAGSECKIDVGSDLVVWTKHFTTFATYSITNGATATANSGIVSARSGGRSSGAGSSISVATTASSAPSIGQVLGAATIRLSTPVSQGMRGDAVVALQERLRAAGFFTFPTSTGYFGPITLAAVKAYQASVDLPVTGYVGSMTIGALNQ; encoded by the coding sequence ATGAGAAAGTTTTTTAGTGCAGCGATGTTCGTCGCGGTTGCCTTTACCGGCTTCTCCGCAGTCGCTCATGCCGACGTGCCTGCTTCCAACGAATGCGTGAATGTCGGATCGACCGTCGTAGATACCACTTATCACATCGCTAACGACCCTGATTCGGGCCTCGCAGGTAATTGGGCTCTCGACAATTTTGATCGCCACATCCAGATCTGGCCGGAAGCTGATTATTTCTGCGCGAAGGCGACCGACATAGGCACCTTCACCACCACGGGCATCAGCCCGACGGGCGTTACGCTTTCGCAGCCTATTACGGGCACGATGGAAGGCGCGGTCGTTGTAAAGACCATGGTCGCTCCGAACGATTCAGTGGCTCCTATCGCTAATCCTGACTGCTCCATCGCAAATGAATGCGATGGCCTTACGGGCAAGTGGATCACGTATTATTTTAACAGCTCGGTCCCTAACTCTGGCTACAGCTGGGGCTGGACCTATGCTGCTCCTACGGGCGAAACATGGGTGAATGCCGATAGCGGTAACTCGGGAGATATTCATCCCGTGTACAACTCGACTGCTCATACCGGGCATGCGAACCTCCAGGCCGCGTTCGACGCGGCTACGGCAGGCGACACCGTCGAATTGGCTGGAAACATCACGACCAGCGCACAGGCGAATATCACCAAGGCGCTCACGCTCGATGGTAACGGCTTCACCTTGAGCCCTGCTTTCACCAAGACCGATAATAGCAACAACAGCGCGATCGGCATCCTGAATACGAGCGATGTCACTATCGGAAGCCTCGTCATCGACGGAACGGCGGGTATCAACCTCAACGGTATCCATGCGTACGTGTCGACCGATGTGAACCTGAATTCAGTCACGGTATCGAACAACGATCATGCAGCAGTGATTGTTAACGGTTCGACGGTGAATGTAAACAACATTACCACCGCGAACAACGGCTGGGGAGGTATCAACGTAGATCTGGGCAGCGGCGTTACATCGCCTGCGGTTCTTACGGTTACGGGTACTAGCGCTCACACTGAAGCTGGTCCTGCCATTTGGATTGATGATGTTACTAAGGATGTGACGGTAAATGCCTCTCAATACACCTCAAGCATGTCGGGCAATACGAGACTCTATGTATTGCCGGCACCAGTTACTTCGGGTGCGTCTGTTGCGATTACCTCGTCAAGCGTGACTCCTGTATCGGTAACGGTTCCTCAAGGCGTTACTGACGCTAAGCTCGACCTTAGCACCCTTGTCACCGCGTTTGCGGCTACTACCCCTGTAGCGATTACGGTGAATGCTGATTCTGTCGATGTAGAGATACCTTCTGGTACGGTCATCACCGGCGATTCTTCGTGGGATGGCAAGATAAAGCTTCCCGAAGTAGCAACGGTTTCTGTTGCTCCGTCAGTAGGAGCAGGTCAGACCGCATCGGTCGCCGTCGCTATTAAAGTTGGCTCTGATACGGCAACTCTTACATTCGATAAGGCTGTTAGGCTTGTTCTTACGGGTCAGGCAGGTAAACGAGCGGGTTTCATTCCTGCCGGGGGCTCTACTTTTACCGAGATCACCGAAACTTGCGTTGCTGACGATCAAACTACTGCCAATGCCCTTGCCGCAGGTTCTGAATGTAAAATCGACGTAGGCTCTGACCTTGTTGTCTGGACCAAGCACTTTACGACGTTCGCGACATATAGCATCACCAACGGTGCCACAGCCACTGCTAATTCCGGCATAGTATCAGCCCGCTCCGGCGGTCGTTCGTCCGGCGCAGGGTCTTCAATCTCGGTCGCTACGACTGCCTCGAGCGCTCCATCGATCGGACAGGTCCTCGGCGCCGCAACGATAAGGCTCTCGACCCCTGTCTCTCAAGGAATGAGAGGCGACGCGGTCGTGGCTCTCCAGGAGCGCTTGCGAGCGGCGGGTTTCTTTACCTTCCCGACGAGCACCGGCTATTTCGGTCCGATAACGCTTGCGGCGGTTAAGGCCTACCAGGCTTCAGTTGATCTTCCTGTTACCGGCTATGTCGGTTCTATGACCATCGGGGCGCTCAACCAGTAG
- a CDS encoding response regulator, protein MNNSLSGKSIVWIEDDKFLGKMVSDRIGKTGARLAIVTDGLKAFETVRAEMPDVVILDLLMSNLDGFEILKLLKADPATKPIPVLVLSNLGQQEEIARARELGAARFVVKATIGLDGIIPEIEKVISSR, encoded by the coding sequence ATGAATAACAGCCTTTCGGGGAAGAGCATCGTATGGATCGAGGACGATAAGTTCCTCGGCAAAATGGTCTCTGACCGCATAGGGAAGACCGGCGCCAGGCTCGCCATCGTCACCGACGGCCTCAAGGCATTCGAGACGGTAAGGGCTGAAATGCCGGATGTCGTGATCCTCGACCTCCTCATGTCGAATCTCGACGGCTTCGAGATATTGAAATTGCTCAAAGCGGACCCGGCGACCAAGCCGATCCCTGTCCTCGTGCTGTCCAATCTCGGCCAGCAGGAAGAGATCGCCCGGGCACGAGAGCTCGGCGCCGCGAGATTCGTCGTCAAGGCGACGATAGGCCTCGACGGCATCATTCCGGAGATAGAGAAGGTCATTTCGTCGCGATAG
- the uvrB gene encoding excinuclease ABC subunit UvrB, whose protein sequence is MSVFKINTKFKPAGDQPKAIEGLVKSIKSGARHQTLLGVTGSGKTFTAANVIAQIGKPTLVIAHNKTLAAQLAQEYREFFPENAVHYFVSYYDYYQPEAYMPVTDTYIEKEAMINEEIERLRHASTQALLTRKDVIIVASVSCIYGLGSPENYEKVNMRVSKGMKADRAEMIRRMIGIHFERTTADLEPGMFRAVGNMIEVMPVNEKTIYRIGFDGDKVSSIEQIDAINRTILKPLDVFFLFPAKHFITDKDQVDRAFKTIKAELEQRLEELKKEGKNLEAERLKRRTNYDLALIREVGYCNGIENYSRHFSGKAPGEPPDTLLSYFPHKADGTPDFLTIIDESHVTIPQLGGMYAGDQSRKKTLVEHGFRLPSARDNRPLQFQEFEERVGQAIYTSATPGEFERENSDAIVEQVIRPTGLLDPVVDVKPVTEKGPYKGQIFDSIAEAEKTIAKGFRVILTTLTKKMAEDLVDYLKERKVKAEYLHSDIKTIDRINILTDFRRGRFDVLVGVNLLREGLDLPEVALIAILDADKEGFLRSETSLIQIIGRAARNVEGRVIVYADVMTGSIERAVKETSRRRDIQEAYNKKHGITPKTIIKAISDITDQMQSEHDKAVKEQIRIDEAEFAKNPKAVIKKKEAEMNEAVKILDFETAAILRDEIQALYGRMKSA, encoded by the coding sequence ATGTCCGTATTCAAGATCAATACCAAATTCAAGCCCGCGGGCGACCAGCCGAAGGCCATAGAAGGTCTCGTGAAGAGCATCAAGTCAGGCGCTCGCCACCAGACGCTTTTGGGCGTGACCGGATCGGGAAAGACGTTCACCGCGGCCAATGTCATAGCCCAGATAGGCAAGCCGACGCTCGTCATCGCCCATAATAAGACGCTCGCGGCGCAGCTGGCCCAGGAGTACCGCGAATTCTTTCCTGAAAACGCCGTTCACTATTTCGTCTCGTACTATGACTACTACCAGCCTGAGGCATACATGCCCGTGACCGACACCTATATCGAAAAGGAGGCGATGATCAACGAAGAGATCGAGCGCCTGCGCCACGCTTCGACCCAGGCGTTGCTGACGAGGAAGGACGTCATCATCGTCGCGTCGGTTTCCTGCATCTACGGCCTCGGCTCGCCGGAAAATTACGAGAAGGTCAACATGAGAGTCTCGAAGGGTATGAAAGCCGACCGCGCCGAGATGATCCGCCGCATGATCGGTATCCATTTCGAGCGCACCACTGCCGATCTAGAGCCCGGCATGTTCCGCGCCGTCGGAAATATGATCGAGGTCATGCCCGTAAACGAAAAGACCATATACCGCATCGGTTTCGACGGCGATAAGGTTTCGTCGATCGAACAGATCGACGCTATCAATCGCACTATACTGAAGCCTCTCGATGTCTTCTTCCTCTTTCCGGCAAAGCATTTCATCACGGACAAGGATCAGGTCGATCGCGCGTTCAAGACCATCAAAGCGGAGCTCGAGCAGAGGCTCGAAGAGCTCAAAAAAGAGGGGAAGAACCTCGAAGCCGAGCGCCTGAAACGTCGCACGAACTATGATCTGGCGCTTATCCGCGAGGTCGGCTACTGCAACGGGATCGAAAACTATTCTCGCCATTTCAGCGGCAAGGCTCCGGGCGAGCCGCCCGACACGCTCCTTTCGTATTTCCCGCACAAGGCCGACGGCACGCCGGACTTTCTCACTATCATAGACGAATCGCACGTCACCATCCCGCAGCTGGGCGGCATGTACGCCGGCGATCAGAGCCGCAAGAAGACGCTCGTCGAGCACGGCTTCCGTCTGCCCTCGGCGCGCGATAACAGGCCGCTCCAGTTCCAGGAATTCGAGGAGAGGGTGGGGCAGGCTATATACACATCGGCGACGCCGGGCGAATTCGAGCGCGAGAACAGCGACGCTATCGTCGAACAGGTCATCCGTCCGACGGGGCTTCTCGACCCGGTCGTCGACGTAAAGCCGGTCACGGAGAAAGGGCCGTACAAAGGCCAGATATTCGACTCTATAGCCGAAGCCGAGAAGACCATCGCCAAAGGCTTTCGCGTCATCTTGACGACCTTGACCAAGAAGATGGCCGAAGATCTCGTGGATTATCTGAAGGAGCGCAAGGTCAAAGCCGAATACCTCCATAGCGATATCAAGACGATCGACCGCATCAACATTCTCACCGACTTCCGCCGCGGCAGATTCGACGTGCTCGTCGGTGTCAACCTGCTCCGCGAAGGCCTCGACCTGCCTGAAGTGGCGCTGATAGCTATCTTGGATGCCGATAAGGAGGGTTTCCTCCGATCGGAAACGTCGCTCATCCAGATCATCGGCCGTGCCGCCCGTAATGTGGAGGGTCGCGTCATCGTGTATGCGGACGTCATGACCGGTTCGATCGAGCGCGCGGTCAAAGAGACCTCCCGCCGCCGCGATATCCAGGAGGCGTACAACAAAAAGCACGGCATAACGCCGAAGACCATCATAAAGGCCATTAGCGACATCACCGACCAGATGCAGAGCGAGCACGATAAGGCCGTCAAAGAGCAGATCAGGATAGACGAAGCCGAATTCGCCAAGAATCCGAAGGCCGTCATAAAGAAAAAAGAGGCTGAAATGAATGAAGCGGTAAAGATCCTCGATTTCGAGACTGCGGCGATACTGCGCGACGAGATCCAGGCTCTCTATGGCCGCATGAAATCCGCATAA
- a CDS encoding peptidoglycan-binding protein: protein MGRTIGQTNKITAIGSNYFDLETPVHYDYKYMMNPATWNYSARYQKAGVESLALDRKQSGSGTGSNIYFDGCINCWVRNVKSLNVWNWHVDLEGNYGSVIRDSWFEQTWQLNCGGNACYGAAIYGRTSDSLVENNVFVHLRHSLITEYGGQANIFGYNYSRQPINENGLSTDYLMGDMTTHGGQPMFNLWEGNIAGIMRFDQVLGSSRFNTAFRNNIEVKAVPATIVGMFAVDIQLGNLYENILGNIFGSSGIMGTATRLGCEQDTCSGTASYNASISLPDARVAATTLLHGNYDWNASSTSWDAGNSNHTLPNSFYRSSQPSWWDTSPWPGIGPDLGAVTLFGSNGLNGSNPNPAYTRYIASTTPPVISSIASSTTATTATITWTTDKVASSTVRYGASSSYGSASSSSAYVTSHSVTLTGLTANTAYHFRVESGDPDNNYATSSDKTFTTSSGGPSAPTVTAQAASSLTNASATLNGTITATGGDNPSVRGFAYGTASNLSTVISTSTESGSFSTGAFTGSASSLACNTTYYFRPYATNSGGTGYGSITSFTTSACAAPTVVTSSASSIGQTSANLNGSISVTGGNNATQSGFTYGTSSALLTGVSTTTLGAQTGAASFSSSISSLICETTYYFRAYATNVTGTGFGSVVSFTAASCAAPASPSSGSSSGSRPSSQTSAARRAANLASSDAAPSSFARPVLLPTLSTFIEALIAAGVIPADKAQEARAAINAAPASSVPPAGLQYHDQGEAVKSLQETLAQKGYLAAAPNGVFGPATLAALKRFQAAHGVPATGYYGPLTQAAMNSTEN, encoded by the coding sequence ATGGGACGCACCATCGGACAGACGAACAAGATCACCGCTATCGGCAGCAACTATTTCGATCTCGAGACGCCCGTCCACTACGATTACAAGTACATGATGAATCCGGCGACTTGGAATTATTCTGCGCGCTATCAGAAGGCGGGCGTAGAGAGCCTCGCGCTCGACAGGAAGCAGAGCGGATCGGGGACCGGCTCGAACATATATTTCGATGGCTGTATCAATTGCTGGGTAAGGAACGTGAAGAGCCTCAACGTCTGGAATTGGCACGTCGACCTCGAAGGAAACTACGGCTCCGTCATCCGCGATTCATGGTTCGAGCAGACGTGGCAGCTGAACTGCGGCGGCAACGCATGCTACGGCGCCGCGATCTACGGCCGTACCTCCGACAGCCTGGTCGAGAACAACGTCTTCGTCCATCTCAGGCATTCCCTGATCACCGAATACGGCGGACAGGCGAACATATTCGGCTATAACTATTCCCGCCAGCCGATCAACGAGAACGGCCTTTCCACAGACTACCTGATGGGCGACATGACCACCCACGGAGGACAGCCGATGTTCAACCTTTGGGAAGGGAACATAGCCGGCATCATGCGCTTCGATCAGGTCCTCGGTTCGTCCCGCTTCAATACCGCTTTCAGGAACAATATCGAGGTCAAGGCCGTGCCCGCGACGATCGTCGGCATGTTCGCCGTGGACATCCAGCTCGGCAACCTCTACGAGAACATTCTGGGCAACATCTTCGGAAGCTCCGGCATCATGGGGACCGCGACTCGCCTCGGCTGCGAACAGGATACATGCTCCGGCACCGCGAGCTACAACGCATCGATCTCGCTCCCTGACGCCCGAGTGGCGGCGACGACCTTGCTTCACGGCAACTATGACTGGAACGCCTCGTCCACGTCGTGGGATGCGGGAAACTCGAATCACACGCTTCCGAACTCGTTCTACCGATCGAGCCAGCCGTCATGGTGGGACACGTCTCCGTGGCCGGGCATAGGCCCGGATCTCGGGGCGGTGACGCTCTTCGGGTCGAACGGGCTCAACGGCTCGAACCCTAATCCGGCTTATACCCGATACATCGCTTCTACGACGCCGCCGGTCATATCTTCGATCGCGTCGAGCACGACCGCGACTACCGCGACGATAACTTGGACGACCGACAAGGTCGCGAGCTCGACCGTGCGCTACGGAGCTAGCTCATCGTACGGCTCGGCTTCGTCCTCGTCGGCATACGTCACGTCTCATTCCGTAACGCTCACGGGGCTTACTGCGAATACCGCCTATCATTTCCGCGTCGAATCGGGAGACCCTGACAACAACTATGCGACGTCTTCGGACAAGACCTTCACGACTTCGAGCGGCGGCCCTTCCGCCCCGACGGTCACTGCCCAGGCTGCCTCTTCTCTGACGAACGCGTCCGCTACCCTTAACGGCACCATCACCGCTACGGGAGGCGACAACCCTTCCGTCCGCGGCTTCGCATACGGCACGGCCTCAAATCTCTCGACGGTCATATCGACCTCGACCGAATCAGGCTCGTTCTCTACGGGCGCGTTCACGGGGTCAGCTTCCTCTCTGGCTTGCAATACCACGTATTACTTCCGTCCCTACGCCACGAACTCCGGCGGCACCGGATATGGATCGATCACTTCGTTCACGACGTCTGCTTGCGCCGCTCCGACGGTCGTCACTTCTTCCGCTTCCTCGATCGGCCAGACCTCTGCGAACCTTAACGGCTCCATCTCGGTTACGGGAGGCAATAACGCCACCCAGTCGGGCTTCACATACGGCACGTCATCGGCGCTTTTGACCGGGGTGTCTACGACTACTCTCGGCGCCCAAACGGGGGCAGCCTCTTTCTCTTCCTCGATATCGTCCCTTATCTGCGAGACCACCTATTACTTCCGGGCCTATGCGACGAACGTGACCGGCACCGGGTTCGGCTCCGTCGTATCGTTCACCGCGGCTTCCTGCGCCGCTCCGGCGAGCCCGTCCTCGGGATCCTCGTCGGGATCGAGGCCGTCGTCGCAGACGTCCGCGGCGCGCAGGGCCGCTAACCTCGCGTCGAGCGACGCAGCTCCGTCGAGCTTTGCCCGTCCCGTCCTCCTCCCGACGCTCTCGACCTTCATCGAAGCCCTTATCGCCGCCGGCGTCATACCGGCCGATAAGGCTCAAGAGGCAAGGGCGGCGATCAATGCCGCTCCCGCGTCATCGGTGCCGCCGGCGGGCCTTCAATATCATGACCAGGGCGAAGCAGTGAAGTCCCTTCAGGAAACCTTGGCGCAGAAGGGATACCTCGCTGCCGCCCCTAACGGAGTATTCGGCCCGGCGACGCTCGCGGCCCTGAAGCGATTCCAGGCCGCCCACGGAGTGCCTGCGACCGGCTATTACGGCCCGCTGACCCAGGCAGCGATGAACTCTACTGAGAATTAG
- a CDS encoding glycosyl hydrolase family 28-related protein, producing the protein MNFRSAILRRAFKLFAAACLALIPHLALAATNIYYSVGQNTSDHKTGSPTMDISSGVATLSVAQTAANMGVGDLITYNTSSKAYISGKVSSTQWTVITTTGGVPSNVTAATVNSIAHAFSSLSAANTGAIDSSHLNTSNLVTGDYILNLAMYYDSGPDAGTEFTGITTGVNNYVRLYAPWNTATEVNQSQRHTGKWSPTRFSIQDTRDANNTGFGLGMAVGHMRVEGLQVKVANNCASFGNTDAIGSSGVTTSDDYRLSNNLLIIDTTTYSPCRSWQLYFGYVGDGGGTRTIRIWDNVFIGQRGDGQAQSITVNPSSWAAVYIYNNTFYDNERVLQTPTNVTFFKNNILASSSIPDLGSWSDSDYNAASGPIYAFGTPGANDRENRAFSFVASTTWDLHLTGSDTGARNFGADFSGDSNLPFSTDIDNQSRPYSTAWDIGADEYVLTSAPTVTVQAATSISSDTVTLNGTITADGNASSTVYGFNYGTTASYGTTASSSPGLYGTGAFFLVVTNLTCNTTYHFQASATNAAGTGVSGDQSFTTSACPTTPLLSISAPTSVSTSTATFNGSITSIGASTPTVRGFNFGTTTSYGLATSTTGSYSTGAYSQTVRGLYCGTSYHVRAFATNSNGTGTSSDATFSTSACEWPALSSNAASNVGQTSALLSGQITVVGSYGASSQVGIQYGLTTSYSSSTSATSSSAVYDTTVPFAFNAYDLTCNTTYHFRVFGYNGATGSSTDRTFVTGACSPKELIPPERKIDWTTNAGLLFTIPTRAVGRNAVTNDGATGNGVTDDLAAIQSCLDNAADNTSCYLPAGTYRISGGIAMPSNKSLIGAGANFTKIIADASVTTLILGGGSWSRSIPLHPGLFRSL; encoded by the coding sequence GTGAATTTTCGATCTGCTATTTTGCGGAGGGCGTTTAAGCTTTTTGCGGCAGCTTGCCTTGCCTTGATCCCTCACCTTGCTCTGGCGGCGACGAATATCTATTACTCCGTCGGTCAAAATACGAGCGACCACAAGACCGGCTCGCCGACGATGGATATATCGAGCGGCGTCGCGACCTTATCAGTGGCGCAGACCGCGGCGAACATGGGCGTGGGCGATCTCATTACGTATAACACCTCCTCGAAAGCCTATATCTCCGGAAAGGTGTCTTCGACCCAGTGGACTGTCATAACCACGACCGGCGGCGTCCCTTCGAACGTTACCGCCGCGACCGTCAATTCCATCGCTCACGCGTTCTCGTCTCTGTCGGCGGCCAATACCGGAGCGATCGATTCGAGCCATCTCAATACGAGCAATCTCGTCACGGGGGACTATATCCTCAATCTCGCCATGTACTATGACTCCGGTCCGGATGCCGGGACGGAATTCACGGGCATCACTACGGGAGTGAATAACTACGTTCGCCTCTATGCTCCGTGGAATACGGCCACCGAAGTGAACCAGTCGCAGAGGCATACGGGAAAGTGGTCTCCGACGAGGTTCTCCATACAAGATACCCGCGACGCCAACAACACGGGATTTGGCCTCGGTATGGCCGTAGGCCATATGCGCGTCGAGGGCCTCCAGGTCAAGGTAGCGAACAACTGCGCCTCTTTCGGTAACACTGATGCGATCGGTAGCTCGGGCGTCACGACGTCCGATGATTACCGGCTCTCGAACAATCTCCTTATCATCGATACGACCACCTATTCTCCCTGCAGGTCCTGGCAGCTCTATTTCGGCTATGTCGGCGACGGAGGCGGCACCAGGACCATCCGCATCTGGGACAACGTATTCATAGGCCAGAGAGGCGACGGCCAGGCCCAGTCGATCACCGTCAACCCAAGCTCTTGGGCCGCCGTCTATATCTATAACAACACGTTCTATGACAACGAAAGGGTGTTGCAGACGCCTACTAACGTGACTTTCTTCAAGAACAACATCCTCGCATCGAGCTCGATCCCGGACCTCGGCTCATGGAGCGATTCCGACTATAACGCGGCAAGCGGGCCGATATACGCCTTCGGCACTCCCGGCGCGAACGACAGGGAGAACAGGGCATTCTCGTTCGTCGCTTCGACCACCTGGGACCTTCACCTCACAGGATCCGATACCGGCGCTCGCAATTTCGGTGCCGATTTTTCGGGCGATTCGAATCTCCCGTTCTCCACCGACATCGATAACCAATCGAGGCCGTATAGCACGGCGTGGGATATCGGCGCCGACGAGTACGTGCTGACATCCGCTCCTACGGTCACGGTCCAGGCCGCTACGTCCATCAGCTCTGATACGGTGACGCTTAACGGAACCATAACGGCTGACGGTAATGCATCGTCGACGGTCTATGGATTCAACTACGGTACGACCGCTTCGTACGGAACGACCGCCTCTTCGAGCCCGGGCCTCTACGGAACGGGAGCTTTCTTCCTTGTCGTGACCAATCTGACGTGCAATACGACCTATCATTTCCAGGCATCGGCGACGAATGCCGCCGGGACGGGCGTTTCCGGCGATCAAAGCTTCACTACCTCGGCGTGTCCGACGACGCCTCTCCTCTCGATCTCTGCGCCTACGAGCGTCTCGACGTCTACGGCCACGTTCAACGGCTCGATCACGAGCATCGGCGCGTCTACTCCGACCGTCCGCGGCTTCAATTTCGGCACTACGACCTCCTACGGGCTCGCGACGTCTACGACGGGATCCTATTCTACCGGCGCATATTCGCAGACCGTCCGGGGCCTTTACTGCGGCACGTCCTATCACGTTAGGGCGTTCGCGACGAACTCAAACGGCACGGGCACTTCGAGCGACGCGACGTTCAGTACGTCCGCCTGCGAATGGCCGGCTCTTTCGTCTAATGCCGCGTCGAACGTGGGCCAGACGTCGGCGCTCCTTTCCGGCCAGATAACGGTCGTTGGCTCGTACGGGGCGTCTTCCCAAGTCGGCATCCAGTACGGTCTTACGACCTCGTACAGCTCTTCGACGAGCGCCACGTCTTCGTCGGCTGTCTATGACACCACCGTTCCGTTCGCCTTTAACGCGTACGACCTTACGTGCAATACGACCTATCATTTCAGGGTATTCGGATATAACGGGGCTACCGGATCGTCCACCGACCGCACCTTCGTCACGGGAGCGTGCTCGCCGAAGGAGCTGATACCGCCTGAAAGGAAGATCGACTGGACGACGAACGCCGGGCTTCTGTTCACGATCCCGACCCGCGCCGTGGGAAGGAATGCGGTCACGAATGACGGAGCGACGGGCAACGGGGTCACCGATGACCTGGCGGCTATACAAAGCTGTCTCGATAATGCGGCGGATAACACCTCTTGCTATCTTCCTGCAGGCACTTACCGTATCTCCGGCGGAATCGCTATGCCGAGCAATAAGAGCCTCATCGGCGCCGGAGCGAATTTCACGAAGATCATCGCTGACGCGAGCGTGACGACTCTTATCCTGGGCGGCGGAAGCTGGTCCCGCTCCATCCCGCTCCATCCCGGTCTATTCAGGAGCCTATAA
- the tgt gene encoding tRNA guanosine(34) transglycosylase Tgt, with amino-acid sequence MKKPIEFKIEKKGPGMARAGVIQTAHGPIRTPAFIAVGTKAAVRGLTVEMLREAGVETVLANTYHLYMQPGEARVRAMGGLQKMMNWNGPTMTDSGGFQVFSLGAGYGSSVSKILKDVANVPLLRERDEEAVKPKLVEIDHDGAAFKSPLDGTIHYITPERSMEIQHTIGADIIFAFDECTSPSETKPYQREALDRTHRWAKRSLEYHRSQPISERQALFGVVQGGRYEDLRKESAAALAAMDFDGFGIGGSFDKDDLHTAVKWVNEILPEDKPRHLLGIGEPEDLFLGVENGCDTFDCVAPTRLGRHGTVYTPTGKIHIGNERFQDDQSPIDPDCGCYACKNYTRAYIAHLHKSREMLGPMLCSVHNLYFIVDLVKRMREAVIAGTFSDFKGVFLSKYCG; translated from the coding sequence AGGCCGCCGTGCGCGGCCTCACCGTCGAGATGCTCCGCGAAGCGGGCGTCGAGACCGTGCTCGCCAATACGTACCACCTGTATATGCAGCCAGGCGAGGCTCGCGTCCGCGCCATGGGCGGTCTTCAGAAGATGATGAACTGGAACGGCCCGACCATGACCGATTCCGGAGGTTTCCAGGTATTCTCTCTGGGCGCGGGATATGGCTCGAGCGTTTCAAAAATCCTGAAAGACGTCGCGAACGTGCCGCTCTTGAGAGAGCGCGACGAAGAAGCGGTCAAGCCGAAGCTCGTCGAGATAGACCATGACGGCGCGGCGTTCAAATCGCCGCTCGACGGGACGATCCATTACATAACGCCGGAGCGATCGATGGAGATACAGCATACGATCGGCGCCGACATCATATTCGCATTCGACGAATGCACGTCGCCTTCGGAGACCAAGCCGTATCAGCGCGAGGCGCTCGACCGCACCCATCGCTGGGCCAAAAGGAGCCTCGAATACCATCGTTCACAGCCTATCTCCGAGCGTCAGGCCCTCTTCGGCGTGGTACAGGGCGGCCGCTATGAAGATCTGCGCAAGGAGAGCGCTGCCGCTCTGGCCGCCATGGATTTCGACGGCTTCGGTATCGGCGGATCGTTCGATAAAGACGACCTCCATACGGCGGTTAAATGGGTGAACGAGATACTGCCTGAAGACAAGCCGCGTCACCTGCTCGGCATAGGCGAGCCCGAAGATCTCTTTCTCGGTGTAGAGAACGGCTGCGATACGTTCGACTGCGTCGCTCCGACGCGCCTCGGCCGCCACGGCACGGTCTATACGCCGACAGGGAAGATACATATCGGCAACGAGCGATTTCAAGACGATCAATCGCCGATCGATCCCGATTGCGGCTGCTATGCCTGCAAGAACTACACCCGCGCGTACATCGCCCATCTCCATAAGTCCCGCGAGATGCTCGGGCCGATGCTCTGTTCGGTGCACAACCTCTATTTCATCGTCGACCTCGTGAAAAGGATGCGCGAGGCGGTCATCGCCGGCACTTTCAGCGATTTCAAAGGCGTCTTCCTGTCGAAATATTGTGGATAA